In Pithys albifrons albifrons isolate INPA30051 chromosome 8, PitAlb_v1, whole genome shotgun sequence, a single window of DNA contains:
- the B3GALT1 gene encoding beta-1,3-galactosyltransferase 1 yields the protein MASKVSCLYILTVVCWASALWYLSITRPTSSYTGHRQVSSISIARKNVSFGNIRTRPINPHSFDFLINEPNKCEKSVPFLVILISTTHKEFDARQAIRETWGDENNFKGIKIATLFLLGKNTDPVLNQMVEQESQIFHDIIVEDFIDSYHNLTLKTLMGMRWVATFCSKAKYVMKTDSDIFVNMDNLIYKLLKPNTKPRRRYFTGYVINGGPIRDVRSKWYMPRDLYPDSNYPPFCSGTGYIFSADVAELIYKTSLHTRLLHLEDVYVGLCLRKLGIHPFQNSGFNHWKMAYSLCRYRRVITVHQITPEEMHRIWNDMSSKKHLRC from the coding sequence ATGGCTTCAAAGGTCTCATGCTTATACATTTTGACCGTAGTTTGTTGGGCAAGTGCTCTTTGGTACTTAAGTATAACTCGTCCTACTTCTTCCTACACTGGCCACAGACAGGTCAGTAGCATATCCATAGccagaaaaaatgtttcctttggcAACATAAGAACTCGACCCATAAATCCACATTCCTTTGACTTTCTTATCAATGAACCCAACAAATGTGAGAAGAGTGTTCCTTTCTTGGTCATTCTTATCAGCACAACTCACAAAGAGTTTGATGCAAGGCAAGCCATTCGCGAAACGTGGGGAGACGAAAACAACtttaaaggaattaaaatcGCCACACTGTTTCTTCTTGGAAAAAACACAGATCCTGTGTTAAATCAAATGGTAGAGCAAGAAAGCCAAATTTTTCATGACATTATTGTGGAGGATTTTATCGACTCTTACCATAACCTCACTCTGAAAACACTGATGGGGATGAGGTGGGTAGCAACATTTTGTTCAAAAGCAAAGTACGTTATGAAGACAGACAGTGATATTTTTGTAAATATGGACAATCTTATTTATAAGCTGCTCAAACCTAACACCAAGCCAAGGAGAAGGTACTTCACTGGTTATGTTATAAATGGAGGACCAATAAGAGATGTTCGCAGTAAATGGTACATGCCAAGAGATTTGTATCCCGACAGTAATTACCCGCCCTTCTGTTCAGGTACTGGCTACATTTTTTCAGCTGATGTAGCAGAACTGATTTACAAAACCTCCCTTCATACCAGACTTCTTCATCTTGAAGATGTGTACGTTGGACTTTGCCTTCGGAAGCTGGGCATTCACCCCTTCCAAAACAGTGGCTTCAATCACTGGAAAATGGCCTACAGCTTGTGCAGGTACCGCAGGGTGATCACGGTGCACCAGATAACACCAGAAGAAATGCACAGAATTTGGAATGACATGTCTAGCAAGAAACATCTTAGATGTTAA